A window of the Parvularcula bermudensis HTCC2503 genome harbors these coding sequences:
- a CDS encoding argonaute/piwi family protein, producing the protein MAPTSLLLNFLPVSLSGDTRIRVGYRPYNEDVLRELRGEFGESHVFKRDYKENTITEIPVISGAEPLADKSTEEDLAEAWWLWKPLLNAALLRLFSGSREITSDYPVSVLGSPKNNFISHADLPDWVRILPLLEFESRTLFGGKSGAQFGLVCNARTRHQILAPCDHLIERGISPIGRYVQIDQPQGDSRLAPRGFTVGKVSSIDGETLILEDHREGYERVKASDARLTGNRGDFDWCVNALLQGQGQATLSRARDAMSALNQGPGRLKMINQTAEYLRTANLEAVPGVAFEIGEWMSSTDARFPMTETIDRPTLVFHPSGRPNDTWNERGIKDNGPHDQRTFTPKQLNIAVICQGRFEGQVDRFMGKFLDGIPDFQLRNGRKPYDDGFLSRFRLERANVQTFRANSASRAAYEAACEDALKHAADNGFGWDLAIVQIEEDFKALPGPQNPYYATKAMLLRNNVAVQNVRIETMSEPDKSLVYTMNQVSLACYAKLGGRPWLLAAQQSVAHELVIGLGSHTEQKSRFDQSVRYVGITTVFSSDGGYHLSERTGVVLFEDYATELTDTLTRTIERVRREDNWKNTDRVRLVFHAFKQIKDIEAEAIKQAVEALDLENVIFAFVHIAEQHPFLIFDQNQEGLPHWEKDRSKRKGVLGPSRGVHIKLADSESLVVFAGASELKQAAHGMPRACLLKLHRNSTFRDMTYLARQAFDFTAHSWRVMTPEPFPITIKYSDLIAERLAGLKQIETWDDDAVRFRNIGKAPWFL; encoded by the coding sequence ATGGCGCCCACATCTCTTCTCTTGAACTTTTTGCCCGTATCGCTCTCCGGCGATACGCGAATTCGCGTTGGATATCGCCCTTATAACGAAGACGTATTGCGGGAACTGCGAGGGGAATTCGGTGAAAGTCACGTTTTTAAGCGTGACTATAAAGAAAACACGATAACGGAGATTCCGGTAATCTCCGGTGCTGAACCGCTCGCCGACAAATCGACTGAAGAAGATCTCGCCGAAGCATGGTGGCTTTGGAAACCACTTCTCAATGCCGCTCTTCTGCGGCTGTTTTCTGGGTCCAGAGAAATTACAAGCGATTATCCTGTCAGCGTTTTGGGTAGTCCGAAGAACAATTTCATTTCGCATGCTGACCTACCTGATTGGGTAAGGATCTTGCCGCTACTGGAATTTGAGTCTCGCACATTGTTTGGCGGGAAGTCAGGTGCGCAGTTTGGACTGGTCTGCAATGCGCGGACTCGTCACCAGATTTTGGCGCCTTGCGATCATCTTATCGAGCGGGGCATTTCTCCGATCGGACGTTATGTTCAAATCGATCAGCCGCAAGGAGACTCTCGATTGGCGCCGCGCGGCTTCACGGTGGGCAAAGTATCATCGATTGACGGTGAGACACTCATTTTGGAAGACCATCGCGAAGGCTATGAACGGGTAAAAGCATCTGATGCGAGGTTAACCGGCAATCGCGGTGACTTCGACTGGTGCGTCAATGCGCTTTTGCAGGGACAAGGGCAAGCTACCCTGTCGAGGGCGCGGGACGCCATGAGCGCATTGAATCAGGGGCCGGGCCGCCTGAAAATGATCAACCAAACAGCCGAGTATTTGAGGACCGCTAATCTTGAAGCTGTTCCAGGCGTCGCTTTCGAAATCGGCGAGTGGATGTCGAGCACGGACGCCCGCTTCCCCATGACGGAAACGATCGATCGACCGACGCTCGTATTTCACCCTTCGGGCCGGCCGAACGACACGTGGAACGAGCGCGGCATCAAAGACAACGGACCGCACGATCAACGCACGTTTACACCAAAGCAGCTCAACATCGCAGTCATTTGCCAAGGCCGGTTCGAAGGTCAAGTCGATCGTTTCATGGGAAAATTTCTCGATGGCATTCCCGACTTTCAACTTCGAAATGGGCGCAAGCCGTATGACGACGGTTTCCTTAGCAGATTTCGTCTCGAAAGAGCCAATGTTCAGACATTTCGCGCAAACTCAGCGTCACGCGCAGCATATGAAGCAGCTTGCGAAGACGCACTGAAACATGCCGCTGACAATGGCTTTGGCTGGGACTTGGCGATTGTGCAGATTGAAGAGGACTTCAAGGCGTTGCCTGGGCCTCAGAACCCTTATTATGCGACGAAAGCGATGTTACTTCGCAATAATGTAGCGGTACAGAATGTACGCATCGAGACGATGAGCGAGCCGGATAAAAGTCTCGTTTACACAATGAATCAGGTGAGTCTTGCCTGCTACGCGAAGTTGGGCGGTCGTCCGTGGCTTCTGGCAGCGCAGCAATCGGTTGCCCATGAACTCGTCATTGGACTCGGGTCGCACACAGAACAAAAATCTCGATTTGATCAGAGCGTTCGGTACGTCGGCATTACAACGGTGTTTTCCAGCGATGGCGGTTATCATCTTAGTGAGCGAACGGGCGTCGTTCTATTTGAGGATTATGCAACGGAACTAACCGACACACTCACGCGAACAATCGAACGGGTTCGCCGGGAAGATAACTGGAAGAATACCGACCGAGTGCGACTAGTTTTCCATGCGTTCAAGCAAATCAAGGACATTGAAGCTGAAGCCATCAAGCAGGCGGTCGAAGCTCTTGACCTGGAGAACGTGATTTTCGCGTTCGTTCACATTGCCGAGCAGCACCCCTTTTTGATCTTCGATCAGAACCAAGAGGGATTGCCGCATTGGGAGAAAGACCGATCTAAACGAAAAGGCGTATTGGGGCCATCCCGCGGTGTGCACATCAAATTGGCTGATTCTGAGTCGTTGGTTGTGTTTGCGGGTGCAAGTGAACTTAAGCAAGCGGCCCACGGGATGCCGAGGGCCTGCCTTCTAAAACTGCATCGCAATTCAACCTTCCGCGATATGACTTATCTCGCGCGCCAAGCGTTCGACTTCACCGCCCATTCTTGGCGCGTTATGACGCCAGAACCGTTTCCGATCACAATCAAGTATTCCGACCTTATCGCGGAACGTCTTGCGGGCCTCAAACAAATAGAGACATGGGATGATGATGCTGTCCGGTTTCGCAATATCGGCAAGGCGCCTTGGTTCCTGTGA
- a CDS encoding DUF736 domain-containing protein, with protein MAQIGTFTLKDGAYTGTIRTMTINVKAQLVPNADKASDGAPDFRLYAGGAELGAAWRQESKQGETPYLAVKLDDPSFASPMRAAFFENQAEGTGVMVWKR; from the coding sequence ATGGCACAGATCGGCACCTTTACCCTGAAGGATGGCGCCTACACCGGCACCATCCGCACCATGACTATCAACGTCAAAGCCCAGCTTGTTCCCAATGCGGACAAGGCAAGCGACGGCGCACCCGACTTCCGGCTCTATGCCGGCGGAGCCGAACTCGGCGCGGCCTGGCGTCAGGAGAGCAAGCAAGGCGAAACCCCGTACCTCGCCGTCAAGCTCGATGATCCGAGCTTTGCCAGCCCCATGCGCGCGGCCTTCTTCGAGAATCAAGCTGAAGGTACCGGCGTCATGGTGTGGAAGCGATAG
- a CDS encoding nucleotidyl transferase AbiEii/AbiGii toxin family protein — MARERYVDQVRLLVDILPAVAAEEDFALKGGTAINLFYRDLPRLSVDIDLTFLPIRERPQSLADIDAAMDRIAVAGSKVRGVTSSRIAGGGGGATRVLFQRGTATVKVETSPVTRGVVFEPEIKRVSPAVEDEFGFAETRLVAFEDLYAGKLHAALDRQHPRDLFDVKLLYENEGVTEDLFRAFLVYVASSSRPPHELLNPNLIPLANVFEAEFSGMTVDTVAVTDLEQVRNRLIEDAQSRLTGNAAQFLRTLVGGEPDFDAIGLPSAANLPAVQWKLQNIRKLRDTNPEKHAVQCESLESLLS, encoded by the coding sequence ATGGCGCGTGAGCGATATGTGGATCAGGTCCGGCTGCTGGTCGATATTCTGCCCGCCGTAGCGGCAGAGGAAGACTTCGCCCTGAAAGGCGGCACGGCGATCAACCTGTTCTATCGTGACCTTCCGCGTCTGTCGGTCGACATCGATCTGACCTTCCTGCCGATCCGGGAACGCCCTCAGTCCCTCGCGGACATCGACGCCGCCATGGACCGTATCGCCGTGGCGGGCTCAAAGGTGCGCGGGGTGACCTCCAGCAGGATCGCGGGCGGTGGCGGCGGCGCAACGCGTGTCCTGTTTCAACGCGGCACCGCGACCGTGAAGGTCGAAACCTCACCGGTCACGCGCGGCGTGGTCTTCGAGCCCGAAATCAAACGCGTGTCGCCAGCGGTCGAGGACGAATTCGGGTTCGCGGAGACAAGACTGGTCGCGTTCGAGGACCTCTATGCCGGTAAGCTCCATGCGGCGTTAGACCGACAGCATCCGCGCGATCTGTTCGACGTGAAGTTGCTCTACGAAAATGAGGGCGTTACGGAGGATCTCTTCCGGGCCTTCCTCGTCTACGTCGCAAGCTCCAGCCGACCGCCACATGAATTGCTGAACCCGAACCTCATTCCGCTGGCAAACGTTTTCGAAGCGGAGTTCTCCGGCATGACCGTTGATACGGTCGCCGTCACCGATCTTGAGCAAGTGCGGAACAGACTCATCGAGGACGCCCAGTCCCGTTTGACCGGAAATGCCGCGCAATTCTTGCGAACACTGGTCGGTGGCGAACCAGACTTCGACGCGATCGGGCTGCCCTCCGCAGCAAACCTGCCCGCCGTCCAGTGGAAGCTGCAGAACATCCGGAAACTGCGAGACACGAACCCGGAAAAGCACGCGGTTCAGTGCGAGAGCCTCGAATCGTTGCTCAGCTGA